The genomic DNA GGGATTGATATTCGTGTACCTATGTTTGCATATGTCTCGCGTGAGAAACGCCCAGGTTTTGACCACAACAAGAAAGCTGGTGCCATGAATGGTATGGTNNNNNNNNNNNNNNNNNNNNNNNNNNNNNNNNNNNNNNNNNNNNNNNNNNNNNNNNNNNNNNNNNNNNNNNNNNNNNNNNNNNNNNNNNNNNNNNNNNNNNNNNNNNNNNNNNNNNNNNNNNNNNNNNNNNNNNNNNNNNNNNNNNNNNNNNNNNNNNNNNNNNNNNNNNNNNNNNNNNNNNNNNNNNNNNNNNNNNNNNAAAGTGCCTGAGCTTGAACCGGTGATGGGTGGACCAAATGAAGGCGCGCTAGATTTCACAGGGATTGATATTCGTGTACCTATGTTTGCATATGTCTCGCGTGAGAAACGCCCAGGTTTTGACCACAACAAGAAAGCTGGTGCCGTGAATGGTATGGTTAGAGCTTCAGCCACACTTTCCAATGGCGCGTTCATCCTCAATCTGGACTGTGATCACTACATCTACAACTCCAAAGCTATCAAAGAAGGAATGTGTTTCATGATGGACCGAGGTGGTGACTGACAGGATCTGTTACATTCAGTTTCCGTAACGGTTTGAAGGAATCGACCCATCAGATCGATATGCAAATCACAATACTGTTTTCTTCGACGGTGAGTTGTTGAACCAGCAAGATTGTAACGCttatgcacaaggcaccataaCTTAAATATTGTTCGGTTCTGAAACAGGTAACATGAGAGCACTAGATGGTTTTACAAGGTCCAGTTTATGTCGGAACAGGGTGTATGTTCAGAAGGTATGCTCTCTATGGATTCAACCCACCTCGAGCTAATGAGTACTCAGGGGTGTTTTGTCAGGAAAAGGCTCCAGCTATGCATGTCCGGACTCAGTCCCAAGCATCCCAAACTTCCCAAGCGTCTGATTTAGAGTCTGACACACAACCTCTTAACGATGATCCAGATCTTGGTCTGCCCAAAAAGTTTGGTAATTCGACCATGTTCACAGACACTATTCCGGTTGCAGAGTACCAAGGACGGCCTCTAGCAGATCACATGTCGGTTAAAAACGGAAGACCACCTGGTGCTTTACTCCTGCCACGATCTCCCCTTGATGCTCCAACCGTGGCTGAAGCCATCGCTGTCATTTTGATACGATTGGTGTATCAACACAATCGGTTTCAATGTCACACACAAAAAGAGAATTATGTTTTCTCAATCTTAATCCCTTTATTCAGGGAAAAACATATTGTTTAtcataaaaaatttacagaTTGAACTCCAATTTCATTGATTCTCTCATAAACAGTAGATAAACACACTGAACTTGAACAACACAAAAATAGATTGTGAAAGATCCGTACTACAAACATATTTAACAACTCACAACATTCCTTACTgtagtttttgagttttgattaaTGTAATTAATCAAAGTGGTCACCACaatattctaatttataaaaagaaaaagcaaccAACGTAGTCAAGTCACAGACCTACTAATAATTTCCTTCCCTTGTTTGTTTTAGATTCTCTGGTGACACTCTAGCCTTCTCGAGACTCTCTGAGTTCTTGATCTCTAATACTCTGCCTCCAACAGTGAAGAAGTGTTGATGCAGAGTTGcaaatttttcgatttttgtGCTTTGTAAGATGCTCAAGCCTCGCCATGATCCTCTTTGTTTCAATAGCTGCTGAGCAGATCGGGAATTCCAAGAGTAACGCGAGACTATCTACGCATATTGAAGTCTCTGCTTCAGCAGCGAGAATTCCTTTTGCGTTAGCCACGTCAGCAGATTTCTTGGCTATTTCAAAAAGCTCCAAAGTCTCTATTGCGTTCTTCTTCAAAACTGGAcaacttttagggttttcagatACTTTCGCAGGCGGCTGCGTCTTCAACTTAAGCGGCCTTGATGTTTCTGGAACAGACTTGCAAACATCGTCAGGCTTCCGCTTCTTCAAGTTTTGCTTAATTTCTCCCGTTCCATGAACCCCAGATCTTTGgtttttagaaactttcatAGGTATAGCcgattgcttcttcttttgggtAGTCCTCGCTGCAGCAAAAGACTTGCGGTCATCGATTTGATTAGTCTCTGCCGTGATATCATGAGAGAGCTGATGTTTTTTCCTCTTCGATTCTGAACATGGTGGTCCAACAGCCTTACGTTTATTCAGATTCAAGGAAAGCGCTTTGTTGCAAGTAGAAGCGTCTCTTCCGGTGGAAGAAAGATCAACAGAGGAGGAGTAGAACAAAACGCGAGTTTCCATTGCCATTCTTATTAGGGTTTCACTCTCTCAACTTTGGATATCGAATTATGGAAAGAGAAGAGTCTCAGGTAATATATAGAGCGTAGAGAAGTAAGTTTCCTTGAGTCTCAGACTCTCAGGTATTATATAGAGCGTCCGAAACTAATTTCCATTTTCTTGTCAAGTTCCGCGAGGGGCAAATCCGTCAGATCATGTATTTTCAACATAAATTTACACAAACCAAAATTACTTACGTAACCAAAATTACTTGttgaatcttttatttttttggtttcaagcATTTGAGGCAGAGCATCACAGTTCAACAATGCCAAGTTTCAGTATAATCATGTAAGCTCTGAGACTCTTATGTTCACTTGGTCCAGTTTGTCTTAACAGGATGCTGAAACAAGGGCCTTAGTGCATTAAGAAACATCGGCTCGAGTTGATTGACGaatcagagaagaagcaaagcagTACATCATAAGGACATTATCAGCTAAGAGAGAGATcttaaataaagaaaaccaaaaagttaCAGAAACTATAGTATAACCATTTCTTACAATCAGGTAACAACATATCCACATACTATATTTTCATATTACTTTCTTGTTCTACACTATCCTTATTGTTGAAACTTTCCCATCTTGAATCCAGATTCATAAACAATCTAACTGGACCAACTATCTTGACAAACCACTTTGGCTTGTATGAAGCAATAACGTGTGCTATTACCAGTCCAAACAAGAGTCCAGGCCAATACCCTCTTACCACTGCTTTCCAGTTTAACActtcgtcctcttcttcttcttcttctttaggcTGTTGTGCTGGTGGCGCAAAGCAACTTCCTTGGAGAGGAAGACCACATAGACCTGCATTACCTTCAAATGATGATTCAGCTTGTCCACTAAACTGTGGTCCTTCTGGTATTTCACCTTTAAGTTGGTTATGAGCCACACTTATGTACGCCAGAAACGAGAGGCTCCCGAGTCCTCTAGGAATATTCCCTGACAGTTGGTTTCTTGACAGGTCTAGTGACTCGAGCTCCGTCAGATTTGCCAAAGACAGAGGAATGTGGCCCGTGAAGGCGTTGTTTGATAAGTTGAGCGCTATCAATTCCTTCAAGAGACCAATGGACTCAGGAATCTGTCCTTCAAGTTTGTTTCCAGAGAAATCAATGGTGCTGTAGGAAGTAAGGACTTTCCCCTGCTCCATGAATAGACCTTTGTATTGCAAATCCAATGTATCTTCATAGATATAATAAGAATTCTTGTAGTCTCCCATGTAGATACGCCCATCTCCCATTTATACTGTTGTGTTGATGCTTTCCAGTTAACAAAGTAACTTGGTGGCAGGCTTCCAGTAAAGCTGTTACCCGACAGTTCAAGTATCCGCAGCTCGGGAAACGCGAGAGGACCTTGATCAGGAGGAGAGAGATGGCCGAAGAATCTGTTTGAACGGAGAGTAAAGACATGCAAATTGGGGAAAGCCTTCAGCCAGAAAGGAAACGTGTCTTCAATTCTGTTGTTATCAACACTCAGAAACTTCAGAAAGGAGCAATTTAATAGCGATCTTGGAAGCTTCCCGGTTAGTCGGTTGTAGCCAACGTCAAATGTCTGTATCGAAGCATTGCTAAAGAACTCATCAGGTATATTTCTTCCAAGCTGTTCTTCCTGAGATTCAAGGACGATGAGAGAGATTCGGTTGCAAATTGAGAGAGGTATATTCCCTGTGAAACTATTATAGGCAAACTCCATTATCCGCAGTGATGAGTTAACTAAAACTTCTGAAGAACCTTCAAACCCGGTAAAAGAATTGCTAACAAGCTTCACTAAGCTAAGACGAGGAAGCTTCCATAACCACTCAGGTATTTTTCCTTTGCTTAGATTGTTGGAAATAGTCACTGCGGTTGCAACCGTCGGATTCAAACTCGTTCTTGAATTGCAATAGAGCTTGGATCTGGTCTTGACGACAAGTAAGAGCATTGATCATCAAGAAGAAGCTTGAAGCGAAGATGATACAATAGAGTAAGAGTGCAGATCGCGACATgttgtttgagattttgaaCAAGTTGACGAAATTATTGAAGCAAACCGAGagacatatcaaaaaaaaacgaacaaatAAGAAACGTGAGGCAAGATTCAAGAAAATCAACTTTCAggtaaatgttattatattcAAATTGTCCAAAACActccaaagaaaacaaagcaaacaaaatgcaaatcataaacacactaaaaaaaactcaccttttaatacctattttttttatacataccaaaaacaaacaaaatgaagtATTGCATTAAGTGTCACAGCAACACTATACAACAACACCACACAAGCCCTATTCTTTATCTCATCTAAAGGCAAACTCTGCAACCATGCCTGCTACCTCTTGCCATTATTGGCCTTTGGTTGAAATATTTGCACCAGCGACCACAAAATGTCCATCCTCTGCATTACTTTGCTGTTTTGGCTCTGCAATTCATATCACCACTTCGAAATTAGTCAGTCATAT from Camelina sativa cultivar DH55 chromosome 7, Cs, whole genome shotgun sequence includes the following:
- the LOC104704321 gene encoding uncharacterized protein LOC104704321 — protein: MAMETRVLFYSSSVDLSSTGRDASTCNKALSLNLNKRKAVGPPCSESKRKKHQLSHDITAETNQIDDRKSFAAARTTQKKKQSAIPMKVSKNQRSGVHGTGEIKQNLKKRKPDDVCKSVPETSRPLKLKTQPPAKVSENPKSCPVLKKNAIETLELFEIAKKSADVANAKGILAAEAETSICVDSLALLLEFPICSAAIETKRIMARLEHLTKHKNRKICNSASTLLHCWRQSIRDQELRESREG
- the LOC104700339 gene encoding receptor like protein 30-like — its product is MGDGRIYMGDYKNSYYIYEDTLDLQYKGLFMEQGKVLTSYSTIDFSGNKLEGQIPESIGLLKELIALNLSNNAFTGHIPLSLANLTELESLDLSRNQLSGNIPRGLGSLSFLAYISVAHNQLKGEIPEGPQFSGQAESSFEGNAGLCGLPLQGSCFAPPAQQPKEEEEEEDEVLNWKAVVRGYWPGLLFGLVIAHVIASYKPKWFVKIVGPVRLFMNLDSRWESFNNKDSVEQESNMKI